The Carassius carassius chromosome 2, fCarCar2.1, whole genome shotgun sequence genome has a segment encoding these proteins:
- the ankrd53 gene encoding ankyrin repeat domain-containing protein 53 — MDTATETSTNSAVMSVSRSAVSGSLTRRVRAFPPESDLFHAAACGAPEWLSSALKSARKPLHTDKRGLSVLHIAALHGHLDCMELLLDAGGPVDVNSSCPHGRRPVHMVLSAQSRPNTHACLIYLLEHGAQINVSTDEGLTPLHLAAAEGLTDCTETLVRNGADLLTQDKRGHTPLDLSRIWGHRLTARFLKDAMWRKNKQQGIKKSKQIQDLRQIQCCSVLDLPHLGRSLKPNASPWTEVTMHLAEELKPGHY, encoded by the exons ATGGACACAGCAACAGAAACGTCAACAAACTCTGCGGTCATGAG TGTTAGTCGGTCGGCTGTTTCCGGATCGTTGACTCGGCGGGTTCGTGCATTTCCGCCGGAGAGCGACTTGTTTCACGCGGCCGCCTGCGGAGCACCTGAGTGGTTGAGTTCGGCTCTGAAGAGTGCGCGCAAACCACTGCACACTGACAAACGC ggTCTCAGTGTGCTTCATATAGCAGCTCTACATGGACATCTGGACTGTATGGAGCTGCTGCTGGACGCCGGTGGTCCTGTGGATGTGAATAGCAGTTGTCCTCATGGACGCAGACCTGTACATATGGTGCTGAGTGCCCAGAGCCGACCCAACACACACGCCTGCCTCATTTACCTGCTGGAACATGGAGCCCAGATCAATGT CTCCACAGATGAAGGACTCACTCCGCTGCATCTGGCCGCTGCTGAAGGTCTGACTGACTGTACAGAGACACTAGTGAGAAACGGGGCAGACTTACTCACTCAAGACAAGAGGGGTCACACACCCCTCGACCTCTCAAGGATCTGGGGCCACAGGCTCACTGCAAG GTTTCTGAAAGATGCCATGTGGCGAAAAAACAAACAGCAGGGGATCAAGAAAAGCAAACAGATACAGGATCTCAGGCAGATCCAGTGTTGCAGTGTGCTGGATCTACCTCACTTGGGTCGCTCCCTAAAACCAAACGCCTCGCCCTGGACTGAGGTGACCATGCACCTGGCCGAGGAGCTGAAGCCTGGAC